GTGCGCATCAGCGCCACGGCCAGCGACCTGACACTGCGCGTGAAGGACAACGGCCGCGGCGCTCCGCCCAGCGCCTTCGAGCGGCCCGATGCCTGGGGCGTGATGGGCATGCGCGAGCGCGCCGGCCACTTCGGCGGCTGGCTGCACATCGACAGCCAGCCCGGCGGGGGCACGCAGGTCATCCTCAGCATGCCGCTGTACCAGGCGGGCGTTCACAGCCGCCTGCCGCAGGAGCGCGCCGCATGATCCGGGTGCTGGTGGTCGACGATCACCTCGTGGTGCGCCGGGGCCTGCGCCAGCTGCTGGCCGATGCCGGCGACATCGACGTGGTGGGCGATGCGGCCGACGCCGCCACGGCCGTCCAGCAGGCGCGTGCGCGGCTCGCTTCGGGTGGCGGCGGGCTCGATGTGGTGCTGCTCGACATCGCCTTGCCCGGCCGCGATGGCCTGGACGTGCTGCGCCAGCTCAAGGCCGAGCATCCCCGGCTGGCCGTGCTGATGCTGAGCACCTACCCCGACCGGCAGTTTGCCGTGCGCTGCCTGCGTGCCGGGGCCGCGGGCTACCTCAACAAGACGGCCGACCCCGACGAGTTGACCGCGGCGTTGCGCAAGGCGGCGGCGGGCGGGGTGTACCTCACGGCGTCGGCGGCCGAGGCGTTGGCCGTCTCGCTGCACGAATTGCGCGACCGCCCCGGCCACGAGGTGCTGTCGCAGCGCGAACACCAGGTGTTCCGGCTGCTGGCCCAGGGGCAGTCCGTGGGCCAGATCGCGCAGGCCCTGAGCCTGTCGTCCAACACGGTCTCG
This is a stretch of genomic DNA from Aquabacterium olei. It encodes these proteins:
- a CDS encoding response regulator, producing MIRVLVVDDHLVVRRGLRQLLADAGDIDVVGDAADAATAVQQARARLASGGGGLDVVLLDIALPGRDGLDVLRQLKAEHPRLAVLMLSTYPDRQFAVRCLRAGAAGYLNKTADPDELTAALRKAAAGGVYLTASAAEALAVSLHELRDRPGHEVLSQREHQVFRLLAQGQSVGQIAQALSLSSNTVSTYRARILEKTGTRNDVELALYAVRQRIVTV